Proteins encoded by one window of Chitinophagales bacterium:
- a CDS encoding SDR family NAD(P)-dependent oxidoreductase, protein MNLKLKYGNTALVAGASEGIGAAYSTYLAAQGMDLVLIARRQAPLQLLAQALMKEYSISVTCINCDLADPTATQQIIAALNGASINLLVYNAGLSYIGSFEKNSAAHNHEMLATNVLTAMNMVHLFGERMLQDGKGAVILMSSLAGFQGSGYLAIYAATKAFTRVFAESLWYEWKNRGVDIMACCAGATSSPNFINTHPGKTNFFAPKVQTPEAVVQECFEKLGKQPSFVTGGANKMASFIMQRILPGKMAINIMGDTTKKMYRL, encoded by the coding sequence ATGAACCTGAAATTAAAATACGGAAATACAGCGCTTGTTGCAGGAGCTTCTGAAGGCATTGGTGCCGCTTACAGTACTTATCTTGCCGCTCAGGGCATGGACCTTGTACTTATAGCGCGACGGCAGGCGCCATTGCAGCTATTGGCGCAAGCACTGATGAAAGAGTATTCCATCAGCGTCACCTGCATCAACTGTGATTTAGCGGACCCAACGGCCACACAACAGATAATCGCAGCATTGAACGGGGCATCAATTAACCTGCTCGTATATAATGCCGGACTTTCCTACATAGGCTCTTTTGAAAAGAACAGTGCGGCGCATAATCATGAAATGCTTGCCACCAATGTGCTGACGGCCATGAACATGGTTCATCTTTTCGGGGAGCGGATGCTGCAAGATGGAAAAGGTGCCGTGATATTAATGTCATCGCTTGCCGGATTTCAGGGCAGTGGTTATTTAGCCATATATGCTGCCACCAAAGCATTTACCCGTGTGTTTGCTGAAAGCCTGTGGTACGAATGGAAGAACCGTGGCGTGGATATCATGGCATGTTGTGCCGGCGCCACTTCCTCCCCAAATTTTATCAATACCCATCCGGGAAAAACAAACTTCTTCGCACCTAAAGTGCAAACGCCTGAAGCGGTGGTGCAGGAATGTTTTGAAAAACTGGGTAAGCAACCATCGTTCGTTACCGGTGGCGCTAACAAGATGGCATCGTTCATCATGCAGCGGATATTGCCGGGAAAAATGGCCATTAATATTATGGGTGACACCACTAAAAAAATGTACCGGCTTTAA